The Pseudomonas sp. FP2309 genome has a window encoding:
- a CDS encoding alpha/beta fold hydrolase, translating into MDLRQRNNVNVIGNGTSTLVFSHGFGCNQAMWNDLAPQFADRFRVVMYDLVGAGLSDLAAFDKAKYSALDGYACDLNEIIDAYAEGPVILVGHSVSAMIGALADRLVPGRIAAHVLIGPSPRYIDAEGYVGGFTRADIDDLLDTLDSNFLGWSSSMAPVIMGAPQQPALSVELTESFCRTEPDIAKQFARVTFMSDNRQDVIGLTTPVLILQSSDDLIAPVAVGEYLHRVLPNSTYCLVDNVGHCPHMSAPQACAVAMDAFLAPWIPARVS; encoded by the coding sequence ATGGACCTACGCCAGCGCAACAACGTCAATGTGATAGGCAACGGGACCTCGACCCTGGTGTTTTCCCACGGATTCGGCTGCAACCAGGCCATGTGGAATGACCTGGCGCCGCAGTTCGCCGACCGTTTTCGCGTGGTGATGTATGACCTGGTGGGGGCCGGTCTTTCCGACCTGGCTGCCTTCGACAAAGCCAAATACAGCGCGCTGGACGGCTACGCCTGCGACTTGAATGAGATCATCGACGCCTATGCCGAGGGCCCGGTGATTCTGGTCGGGCATTCGGTCAGCGCGATGATCGGCGCCCTTGCCGACCGCCTGGTACCGGGGCGCATCGCAGCGCATGTGCTGATTGGCCCGTCGCCACGCTATATCGATGCCGAGGGCTACGTCGGTGGTTTCACCCGCGCGGACATCGATGACCTGCTCGACACCCTCGACAGCAACTTTCTCGGCTGGTCCAGCAGCATGGCGCCGGTGATCATGGGCGCGCCGCAGCAACCGGCACTGAGCGTCGAGTTGACCGAAAGCTTCTGCCGCACCGAACCGGACATCGCCAAGCAGTTCGCGCGGGTGACTTTTATGTCGGACAACCGCCAGGACGTAATCGGCCTGACCACCCCGGTGCTGATCCTGCAATCGAGCGACGACCTGATTGCGCCGGTGGCCGTGGGCGAATACCTGCATCGCGTATTGCCCAACAGCACCTATTGCCTGGTGGACAACGTCGGCCATTGCCCGCACATGAGCGCGCCGCAGGCCTGTGCCGTGGCCATGGACGCGTTCCTTGCGCCCTGGATACCCGCTCGTGTCAGCTGA